A genomic region of Amphiura filiformis chromosome 6, Afil_fr2py, whole genome shotgun sequence contains the following coding sequences:
- the LOC140154721 gene encoding transmembrane 9 superfamily member 2-like, with the protein MQSEIKLYVNRLDSVENVIPYEYDTFDFCQLAQETSPVENLGQVVFGERIKSSPYNFTFGKNQQCTNVCQKTYSLKEVKEKAHLAFLKKGIMLNYQQHWIVDNMPVTWCYEVEGGQTYCSPGFPVGCYVDKQGRRKDACVIDSNYGNKETYYVFNHVNVTIRYHPLAEKDGVNRIVAVKVEPISIKHRPGKPGECLTSASLSPDYEPMAIPANMDNEATITVNYTYNVVFVADEKVRWASRWDYILESMPHTNIQWFSIMNSLVIVLFLSGMVAMIMLRTLHKDIARYNQLDTEEAQEEFGWKLVHGDVFRPPRKGMFLSVLLGSGVQIFVMTFITLVFACLGFLSPANRGSLMTCVLVLYVCLGTPAGFVSARMYKTFGGEKWKSNVILTAFLIPGIVFADFFVLNSVLWVKHSSAAIPFSTLIALLALWFCVSTPLVFLGAYFGYKKRPMEFPVRTNQIPRQIPDQSFYTRPIPGIVMGGVLPFGCIFIQLFFILNSIWSHQFYYMFGFLFVVAIILVITCSEATILLCYFHLCAEDYHWWWRSFLTSGFTAVYFFIYCVHYFVSKLTITGGASVFLYFGYTFIMVLLFFLFSGTCGFFACFWFVSKIYSVVKVD; encoded by the exons ATGCAA AGTGAAATCAAACTTTATGTTAACAGACTGGATTCAGTGGAGAATGTCATCCCATATGAGTATGACAC GTTTGACTTCTGTCAATTGGCACAGGAAACAAGTCCCGTGGAAAACCTTGGGCAGGTTGTATTTGGAGAGCGCATCAAGTCATCACCATACAATTTCACATTTGGGAAAAACCAACAATGCACCAATGTATGTCAGAAAACCTATAGCTTGAAGGAAGTAAAGGAAAAGGCACATTTAGCCTTCTTGAAGAAAGGCATCATGTTAAACTACCAACAACACTG gATTGTTGACAACATGCCAGTGACTTGGTGCTATGAGGTAGAGGGTGGTCAGACCTACTGCAGTCCTGGTTTCCCTGTCGGTTGCTATGTTGATAAGCAGGGTAGACGTAAGGATGCCTGTGTCATTGAT TCTAATTATGGTAACAAAGAGACTTACTACGTATTCAACCATGTAAATGTCACCATCAGATACCATCCACTAGCAGAGAAAGACGGGGTCAATCGTATTGTAGCTGTCAAAGTAGAACCCATTAG CATAAAACATCGACCAGGTAAACCAGGTGAATGTTTAACCAGCGCCAGTCTGTCTCCTGACTATGAACCCATGGCAATTCCTGCCAATATGGACAATGAGGCAACAATCACAGTCAATTACACATATAATGTTGTGTTTGTG GCCGATGAGAAAGTACGTTGGGCATCTCGATGGGATTACATCTTGGAATCCATGCCACATACTAATATCCAATGGTTCAG CATCATGAACTCACTGGTGATTGTTCTGTTCTTGTCTGGTATGGTAGCCATGATCATGCTTAGGACACTTCACAAAGATATTGCACGTTATAACCAGCTGGACACA GAGGAAGCCCAAGAAGAGTTTGGATGGAAGCTTGTACATGGAGATGTATTCCGACCACCAAGGAAAGGAATGTTCCTCTCAGTCCTTCTTGGAAGTGGGGTGCAAATATTTGTCATGACCTTCATAACGCTTG TGTTTGCCTGTTTGGGTTTCCTTTCACCTGCAAACCGTGGCTCACTTATGACATGTGTATTGGTCCTATACGTCTGCTTGGGCACGCCTGCTGGATTTGTATCAGCAAGAATGTACAAAA CATTTGGAGGAGAGAAATGGAAGTCCAACGTCATTCTGACAGCTTTCTTGATCCCTGGGATTGTGTTTGCTGATTTCTTTGTCCTCAACTCTGTGTTGTGGGTAAAGCACAGCTCAGCTGCCATACCATTCTCAACTCTGATTGCTCTACTTGCTCTCTGGTTCTGTGTGTCAACACCACTTGTGTTTCTGGGGGCTTATTTTGGTTACAAGAAGAGG CCGATGGAGTTCCCAGTGCGCACCAATCAGATACCTCGACAGATCCCAGATCAATCGTTTTACACCAGGCCTATACCAGGTATCGTAATGGGTGGTGTGCTACCTTTTGGATGCATCTTTATTCAGCTGTTTTTCATCTTAAACAGCATTTG GTCCCACCAGTTCTATTACATGTTTGGTTTCCTGTTTGTTGTGGCTATAATCCTGGTAATCACCTGCTCAGAAGCCACTATACTCCTTTGTTATTTCCATCTATGTGCGGAG GACTATCATTGGTGGTGGCGGTCATTCCTCACCAGTGGTTTCACAGCTGTTTACTTCTTCATCTactgtgtgcattattttgtatccaaGTTAACAATAACAGGAGGTGcaagtgtatttctttattttggatACACTTTCATCATGGTGTTACTGTTTTTCTTATTTTCTG GAACCTGCGGTTTCTTTGCTTGCTTCTGGTTTGTCTCCAAGATATACAGTGTCGTCAAAGTAGATTAA